In Mycteria americana isolate JAX WOST 10 ecotype Jacksonville Zoo and Gardens chromosome 3, USCA_MyAme_1.0, whole genome shotgun sequence, a single genomic region encodes these proteins:
- the FAM167A gene encoding protein FAM167A, translating to MSLPKIQIEEALDSTDAGSGGAAPPDDHLRSLKALTEKLRLETRRPSYLEWKAKLEEQAWKSPQPAGEEEEEEEEVTKAKKATGETVPLRKVQLHLNGTPAQDKVTLTSGRIGGFESIDEALTWLRKELAEMRLQDQQLARQLMRLRSDINKLKIEQTCHLHQRMLNDATYELEERDELSDLFCDFPLVSSFSLSTPLKLIGVTKMNINSRRFSLC from the exons ATGTCTCTACCCAAAATCCAAATAGAAGAGGCACTGGACAGCACAGATGCTGGCTctggaggtgctgctcctcctgatGACCACCTGAGGAGCCTCAAGGCATTGACAGAGAAGCTGAGACTGGAGACCAGGCGCCCGTCCTACTTGGAGTGGAAGGCGAAGCTGGAGGAGCAGGCATGGAAGAGCCCCCAGccggcaggagaggaggaggaggaggaggaggaggtgaccAAGGCCAAAAAGGCCACAGGGGAGACTGTCCCCTTGAGGAAGGTGCAGCTGCATCTCAATGGGACCCCTGCCCAGGACAAGGTGACTCTTACCTCAGGGAGAATAGGTGGCTTTGAGAGCATCGACGAAGCTTTGACGTGGCTCAGGAAGGAACTG GCAGAAATGCGCCTGCAGGACCAGCAGCTGGCGAGGCAGCTCATGCGCCTTCGCAGCGACATCAACAAGCTGAAGATCGAGCAGACCTGCCACCTGCACCAGCGCATGCTCAACGATGCCACGTACgagctggaggagagggatgAGCTCTCCGACCTCTTCTGCGACTTCCCCCTCGtgagctccttcagcctctccacGCCGCTCAAGCTCATTGGGGTCACCAAGATGAACATCAACTCCCGCCGGTTCTCGCTGTGCTGa